From Coffea arabica cultivar ET-39 chromosome 2e, Coffea Arabica ET-39 HiFi, whole genome shotgun sequence, the proteins below share one genomic window:
- the LOC113729235 gene encoding uncharacterized protein — protein sequence MDQLTNMYRNVEVQLGQIANAVNNRNQGDLPIKTEVNPREQMKAITLRSGKEVGEKLVVESEREFERRENNQLSELGEDGKKIKGKEKMEENEPQIGDTTPIPLPVPFPQRLKPLRNDKEFEKFVNIFKQLHINIPFVDAILQIPSYTKFLKEIMTKKMKLVDSETIALTEECSVIIQNKLPPKLKDPGSFTVPCTIGNVEFSKVLCDLSASVSLIPLTVARQLGLKELKRTNISLQLADRSIRHPMGILENVLIKVQKFIIPVDFVVLDTDEDVNVYIILGRPFLATAGTIIDVKRGKFKFQIGEEEVEFDLSKVEKYPSFTDHIYSVDICDELALEMSQVNLDDDSLELCLNGIGLQEEEVEEMIEFLQAQIPYKRRNAYEEFGLSKGLPPPSCEQVPQLELKPLPKHLKYAFLGEKETLPVIVNSALS from the coding sequence ATGGACCAACTCACCAATATGTATCGAAATGTCGAAGTTCAATTGGGGCAAATAGCTAATGCGGTCAACAATCGCAACCAAGGGGACTTACCTATCAAGACTGAGGTGAATCCAAGGGAACAAATGAAGGCCATAACCCTCCGCAGTGGTAAGGAAGTGGGGGAGAAACTTGTAGTTGAAAGTGAAAGAGAAtttgaaagaagagaaaataacCAGTTGAGTGAATTAGGAGAAGATGGCAAGAAAatcaaagggaaagaaaagatggaagaaaatgaaCCACAAATTGGAGATACAACACCAATTCCTCTACCGGTGCCATTTCCACAAAGATTGAAACCTTTGAGAAATGACAAAGAATTTGAGAAGTTTGTCAACATTTTCAAACAATTACatattaacattccttttgttgatgctattttgcagattccttCATACACAAAGTTTCTCAAGGAGATAATGACTAAGAAAATGAAATTAGTAGATAGTGAGACAATTGCATTAACGGAAGAATGTAGTGTCattatacaaaacaaattgCCACCAAAGTTGAAAGATCCAGGGAGTTTCACAGTTCCTTGCACTATTGGTAATGTAGAATTCTCTAAAGTACTTTGTGACCTTAGTGCGAGTGTGTCATTGATCCCTTTAACTGTGGCTAGGCAATTGGGGTTGAAAGAGTTAAAGCGTACTAACATTTCCTTACAATTGGCTGACAGGTCTATTAGACATCCAATGGGCATATTGGAGAATGTGCTCAttaaagtgcagaaattcattattcctgttgattttgttgttttagataCGGATGAGGatgtcaatgtatatattatactTGGTAGACCATTTCTGGCCACTGCAGGTACAATAATAGATGTTAAACGTGGTAAGTTCAAGTTCCAAATTGGTGAAGAGGAAGTGGAGTTTGATTTGAGTAAAGTTGAGAAATATCCCTCTTTTACTGACCATATTTATTCTGTTGACATATGTGATGAATTGGCATTAGAGATGAGTCAAGTTAATCTTGATGATGATTCTCTTGAACTTTGTCTTAATGGTATAGGCTTACAAGAGGAAGAAGTTGAAGAAATGATTGAATTTTTGCAGGCACAGATTCCATACAAAAGGAGAAACGCGTATGAGGAGTTTGGACTGAGCAAAGGATTACCTCCACCATCGTGTGAGCAAGTTCCACAGCTTGAGCTTAAGCCACTGCCTAAACACCTCAAATATGCatttcttggagaaaaagaGACATTGCCGGTGATTGTAAATTCTGCACtatcgtga